One window of Novosphingobium sp. 9U genomic DNA carries:
- a CDS encoding CBS domain-containing protein, with product MTVGRLIQGRDTAVLTCSTQTLVREAAGMLAERRIGALPVMEGEALAGMFSERDVIYGLSQHGPEVLAKIVGEVMTAPAVSVEPDTTVLQALSLMTRRRIRHLPVLTGGKMIGFVSIGDLVKHRIDQIQSEAEAMRTYIQMA from the coding sequence ATGACCGTGGGTCGTCTCATCCAAGGCCGCGACACGGCCGTCCTGACTTGCAGCACACAGACTCTGGTCCGCGAGGCGGCCGGCATGCTCGCAGAGCGGCGGATCGGTGCCCTGCCCGTCATGGAGGGCGAGGCGCTGGCCGGCATGTTCTCGGAGCGCGACGTGATCTACGGGCTCAGCCAGCATGGCCCTGAGGTGCTGGCAAAGATCGTCGGAGAGGTCATGACCGCGCCCGCAGTCAGCGTCGAGCCGGATACCACCGTGCTCCAAGCCCTCTCGCTGATGACGCGCCGACGGATTCGCCACCTGCCGGTGCTGACCGGGGGCAAGATGATCGGCTTCGTCTCCATCGGGGACTTGGTGAAGCACCGCATCGACCAGATCCAGTCCGAGGCTGAGGCGATGCGCACTTATATCCAGATGGCCTGA
- a CDS encoding DUF1491 family protein, with product MRLPTHLEVSALVRRVEGEGGFATVLARGDRDSGTLLVVLNDRGSLSTAYERMPQADGTRRWSVSRQQDANAPFTFGEYLERRKDQDSDLWIVELDVRDGERFIEELAQG from the coding sequence TTGCGGCTCCCGACGCACCTGGAAGTCAGCGCCCTAGTCCGCCGGGTCGAAGGGGAGGGCGGCTTCGCGACGGTGCTGGCGCGCGGCGATCGCGACTCCGGAACACTGCTGGTGGTCCTGAACGATCGCGGTTCCTTATCCACGGCTTACGAGCGCATGCCGCAGGCCGATGGCACCCGGCGCTGGTCCGTGTCGCGCCAGCAGGACGCCAACGCGCCGTTCACTTTCGGTGAATACCTGGAGCGTCGGAAGGACCAGGATAGCGATTTATGGATCGTCGAACTGGACGTCCGTGATGGTGAACGCTTCATCGAAGAGCTGGCGCAAGGCTGA
- a CDS encoding iron-sulfur cluster assembly accessory protein translates to METDLQIAPVTLSPSAAARVAAIASKQGKPAILRLSVEGGGCSGFQYKFGLAEGQEPADTVTETDGVRLVVDDVSIDLVAGCVVDYVESLGGAAFRVENPQASAGCGCGSSFAI, encoded by the coding sequence ATGGAAACCGACCTGCAGATCGCACCCGTCACCCTCAGTCCTTCCGCCGCGGCGCGGGTCGCCGCGATCGCGAGCAAGCAAGGCAAGCCGGCGATCCTGCGCCTCTCGGTAGAGGGCGGCGGTTGCTCGGGCTTCCAGTACAAATTCGGCCTGGCTGAGGGGCAGGAACCCGCCGACACAGTGACCGAGACGGATGGCGTGCGGCTGGTGGTCGATGATGTCAGCATCGACCTCGTCGCCGGCTGCGTAGTGGACTACGTCGAGTCGCTGGGCGGTGCGGCCTTTCGGGTCGAGAATCCGCAAGCCAGCGCCGGCTGCGGTTGCGGCTCCAGCTTCGCGATCTGA
- the xth gene encoding exodeoxyribonuclease III, which produces MIKVASFNINGIKARLPRLLEWLEETRPSVACLQEIKTQDEGFPADEFEKLGYKAIWHGQKGFNGVAILADGEQPVEVQRGLDGEPEDEHSRYIEADVFGVRVACIYLPNGNPQPGPKFDYKLRWMERLRRRMHAIAAEEVPAIVTGDYNVIPNDCDVWAPKAMASDALMQPESRNAYTRLMHDGWTDALATHNPRGGVWTYWDYQAGAWQRDHGFRIDHALLSPELADRLVACGVDKAHRGREKASDHAPVWVALRA; this is translated from the coding sequence ATGATCAAGGTCGCGTCGTTCAACATCAATGGCATCAAGGCGCGCCTGCCGCGCTTGCTGGAGTGGCTGGAGGAGACCCGCCCTTCGGTCGCCTGCCTGCAGGAAATCAAGACTCAGGACGAAGGCTTCCCCGCCGACGAGTTCGAGAAGTTGGGCTACAAGGCGATCTGGCACGGCCAAAAGGGCTTCAACGGCGTCGCCATCCTGGCGGATGGCGAGCAGCCGGTCGAAGTGCAGCGCGGTCTGGATGGCGAGCCGGAGGACGAGCACTCGCGCTATATCGAGGCTGATGTTTTTGGTGTGCGCGTCGCCTGCATCTATCTGCCCAACGGCAATCCCCAGCCCGGCCCCAAGTTCGACTACAAGCTGCGCTGGATGGAGCGCCTGCGCCGCCGCATGCATGCCATCGCGGCCGAAGAAGTGCCGGCGATCGTCACCGGCGACTACAACGTCATTCCCAACGATTGCGACGTGTGGGCGCCCAAGGCGATGGCCAGCGACGCACTGATGCAGCCTGAGTCGCGCAACGCCTACACGCGGCTGATGCACGATGGCTGGACCGACGCTTTGGCGACTCACAACCCGCGCGGCGGCGTGTGGACGTACTGGGACTATCAGGCCGGTGCTTGGCAGCGAGACCATGGCTTCCGCATCGACCACGCCCTGCTCTCACCCGAGCTGGCCGACCGGCTAGTCGCCTGCGGTGTCGACAAGGCGCATCGCGGCAGGGAAAAGGCCAGCGACCATGCACCGGTATGGGTAGCGCTGCGAGCCTGA
- a CDS encoding cell wall hydrolase translates to MLRKVRAASAVALAGTLLTGLLGFRAAGAAAEVMIPTIVLPDTTSTQFVANPVVQPLPQVGAGTGTGTDAEAQLAAARQAGTLDALVDAQPTEADLSSEMRCLAGAIYFEARGESLEGQLAVGRVVVNRSKSGRFPASYCGVVYQPSQFSFVRGRSMPAVRTASQDWREAMAIARIADQGSWSSEAPNALYFHAARVSPNWRLTRLARVDNHVFYR, encoded by the coding sequence ATGCTACGTAAAGTACGAGCGGCGAGCGCAGTGGCGCTTGCCGGAACGCTGTTGACCGGTCTGCTGGGGTTCCGAGCCGCAGGCGCAGCAGCCGAAGTGATGATCCCGACCATCGTGTTGCCGGATACAACATCCACCCAGTTCGTTGCCAATCCCGTGGTGCAGCCTCTGCCGCAAGTCGGCGCTGGCACCGGAACAGGCACCGACGCCGAAGCCCAGCTCGCCGCAGCGCGACAGGCCGGCACGCTCGACGCTCTCGTCGATGCCCAGCCTACCGAGGCCGATCTCTCTTCCGAAATGCGCTGCCTTGCCGGCGCCATCTATTTCGAAGCGCGCGGCGAGTCGCTGGAAGGCCAACTGGCTGTCGGCCGCGTGGTCGTGAACCGCTCCAAGTCCGGCCGCTTCCCGGCGAGCTACTGCGGCGTCGTTTACCAGCCCTCGCAGTTCTCGTTCGTACGCGGCCGCAGCATGCCGGCGGTACGCACCGCCTCGCAGGACTGGCGTGAGGCGATGGCGATCGCTCGCATCGCCGATCAGGGCAGCTGGAGCAGTGAGGCGCCTAACGCCCTCTACTTCCACGCCGCACGTGTATCGCCCAACTGGCGCCTGACTCGCCTGGCGCGGGTCGACAATCACGTGTTCTACCGCTGA